CGTTATGTCTCCTCCGAGCAACCTCATGCGGGCCTTGAAGGGCGTCTTTGGTCTTGAACGTCACTTAACGAAGAACGACATCAAAGGTGCCTTGGTGTATCTCCGATGAATGCTATACTAGGAGCGATATGGCAACCAAGAAGCGCAAGCCCAAATCCCTCGCCCGTCCTGGCGAACCGTCCCAGAAAACGCGGACGGGACTAGAGATCCCAGTCCCGACGCGCACCGAACTGTTCGGCTTTCTGGGCAAGGTCATTCGGAAGCAGAAGCCTTCGCGCCGTCCTTCGAAACGAGCCCGAGCCATGCATTGAACACGCCCTCGGGGCGCTTCCGGGTGTTGTAGCGGAAAGCGTATTCGTCCAAGTAGGCTTGCAGGTGCTTGGTCGAAACGCCGTGGTAAACCCCGCCAATCCCGTTCTTGACCAAGGCCCAGAATCCGTCCACGGTGCTGGTATGAATGTCACCCTGGACGTAGACCTTCAGACTATGGTAAATGCGGCGGTGCGTGTGCCCCGCGTTAAGACGCCCGACCGCGTTGTAGATTGGCGATTCGTCCGTATAGATCATGGTCTGGGGCAACACCCGTTCCTTGACATGCGGCATGACCGATGTGGTTTTGGCCCCATCGGGAATCGCCACGACCCGCACCCGCCCCGCTTTGCCGGCCCGCTTGCGTTGGGTCATGCCGAACACCGGAACGTTGTGTTCCCTGTCGCGCCCGATATATGTCTCGTCCATTTCGACGGACTCCCCTCGCCCGCCGAGGAACGGCGCGCCGGTTTCGGCCTTCGACGCCAGCCCGCGAATCTTGTTGAACATGCGCCATGCGGTCTTGTACGTGACGCCGAGTTCCCGCTCCAGTTGCTTCGCGGAGATTCCGCACCGCGTGCTGGCCATCAGGTACATCGCGTAGAACCACAGTTTCAGCGACGTAGCCGAGTCCTGAAAGATCGTCCCCGCCATCGGGTGTTCGTGATGTCCGCAGTATTGGCAGGCGTAGGCAGGGCGCGCTCTCTCCCGATGGTGCTTCGTTGTCGCCCGGCACGTCGGGCAGTAAATGCCCTTCGGGTACAGGGTCTTGACGAGGTAGTCCAGGCACGCCGCGTCATCAGGAAACATCCGCTCGAACTCCATGAGCGACGTGCGGGACTCAGAGGCCCGCGACCGCTTCGGATCGTTTCGATTCACTTTAGACATGGACGATGCCCCTCATGATCGTTTTGGTGCGCTGTATCGAAACGGGCTTTGTGGTCGAGTCGTTAGCGGACGGAACCGCTAAGCATTTCGAGCGAATCGAAGATGTGCTCAAGCACCTTGAACAGGTCTTGCTTTTGCTGCGTCTCGATGTTCAATCTCGGCCAGAGAGGTTGCGATAGATTCGATGTTCTTGTCCATGTGCTCCAGCCGCGCAACGATTCGAGCCATGTCAGCCAAGAATTGCATGAACTGTTGGGCTGTCACACCGCCGTGGATCGGTTCGGGAGTTCCCGGGATTGGTGACATATCGCCCTCCCTCCTTGGAGGAGCGTTCTTGTATCACCAGTATGGCAGAAAGATATACTGCCGTCAAGGGGATAATTGCCATGTAGACTGCCGGTTCTTCCAATCCACACACGGACACGCGTCCTGGTCTGTTCTGAGGGTTTCGGGGGTCTCCCCTGCCAGTCGTGGAGCCGCGTGATCATACAGGCCCCCGGTTCCCGGAGCCTCGCATCAGATCGCGATCGTCTCCTGGGTTTGCCGGCTGGCGTTGAAGATCGTCTTCGGGACGCGCAGGCGTTCATCCCGATAGATCTCCCGAAGTTCCGCCAGCGCGTCATCGCCGGCAAGCGTGAGTTCGGCCACCCGGTCGAGCAGGATGGCTTCCTCGATGCTGATCTCGGTGGTCGGCTTCGGCATCATTCCCCACACGTCCCAAGCCAGCATCTCCATGCGATTGAGGGACGCGAGATCGCGAATGAGGTTTTGGGCGATCCACCACATGCCCTGCTCGTTGATAAGCGAGAGGCCGAAGAGATCGGGATCGGCCCGACCGCTGCGGCACATCTGCCACGCGTCGCCGGCGATGATAAAACGGTCGCGCGGAACGTCGAGCGGATCGAAATCGAGCCTGAACGCCCCGCGCTGTACCGCATCGACCTGAGCATCGACCAGAATCCAGCGCTTTTGCGAGGCGTTCCAATACTCCGCAACCCAGTGGTCTTCGAATCTGCCCGGAGTGAAGTACGCGCCGAAGCCGCATCGGGCGCGCGCCGGCACACCCTGCTCGCGCAGGATACTGCAGAGCAGGGTCGCAAAATGCGTGCAGATGCATGGCATCCTCAAGCCCGGCTCCCGTCGCTCGGTCAGCGGGCGCGTATCGAGAGCCCCCATCTGCACCAGCATCTTCGCGACCGATCGGATATTGGCAGCGTCGCGTTGTTCGTCCGAAAGCTTGAGATCGTACAGCCACGGCGCGATGTCGCGATGAATCAGCACGCCCTGAACAATCTCGCACAACGCCGCGATGTCGCGAGGCAGTCTGCGAAGCTCGGCGGCCTTCGCGCCCGCGGCGCTCATGGTACCGTGTCCTCGGTAATAGTCTTGAGCCGTCTCCATGCCGACCTCCCGGCGCGATCGCGGCGCCGGCAGAATAGACTTTCGAAGAAACCGCCGCTATCCTTTCTGAGGATCAATGCCGAAGCCGGCGGCCGGGCATCGGATCGGGGTGGTCGATGGGCGTAATGGTCATGTCATTCGTGTTCGATGCAGCGGTACTGGATTGGCTCAAGGCGGAAGGCGTGGACGCGCCTCCCGACTTCCGGCAAAGCCGGTGGCCGTCCCCCAACGAACTGCGGACGATCCTCGAGTCGCTCCCGGGGTACGCCGTCAGCTACCGAAGCAAACAGGGACACGATTGGGACGCCGAGGTGGTCGATGCGACACGCGGCTACGACGGCATGAGCGCGACGATCTGGGTCAAAGGCGTGCAGGATCCGGATGCGCCGCATCCGTTCAGCTTCCATAAGCCATGGCCCGAACTGGCGGTGGCGATTCTCGAGGTGATCTCCCGAACATGCGGCCCCCGCGTGGTGACCGACGATGTGTACGTCCGACCCGTGGTCATCACGGCGGGGTGCGATCCACGCGAGCGGACCGCATGCCTCGGCGATCCCAAACGCCCTCGCGGGTGAACCGCCGCATCCAGGCCGGGAACGGGTCGAGCCGGCGTGGCTGACACACCTCCAAATACCCCCGATCGCACATGGCCGCGGCGCTCATCCTGATTTCGGCCTGCCTTTACGGGATCTCGCCGATCCTGGCCAAGACGGCGTACGCGTACGGCGTCACGCCGCTCGTGCTCTTGACGTGGCGCGTCACGATCGCCGGCGACGCTGTTCTGGACGGTGTGCCTCGCGCTGCGGCAGGTGTCGCGGCTCGAGCGCCGCCTTCGCGCTCTCCATACTGCCGGCGTCCACCGCGTCCATGGTCGTCAATACCTCGCCGGTCCACGTCGCCTGGATGGAACGCCTCATGCTCGGCGAGCGGACGGCGCCGGGCGAGCTCGTCCTGCTCGGGATGATTGTGGCCGGCGCGGTCCTCGTGGCCGGGGACGCCCCGCCGCCGCTGCTGCTCGCCGTCATCCAAACGTGCTCAGGGCAACCAGCGGACTCGAAGAGGACTTACGTCCCGGAGTTCCCGGGTCTTCAAAAAAGCCCGAATATCCTCGTAGTGCTCATCCGGAAGAGACCATAGTTCGGCACCGGAGTGGATGGACGCCGCGGCGAGTATCAGGTCGACCGTCTTGCTGGTCTTGCCCGCGCCGGCCAACGCCCGACCGATCCGGGCGGCCGTGTAGCCGACCTCCTCGTCGGTTGCGACGTGCGGCAACGCCCGGAAGTCGGTTTGCCGCGCAGCGTATTCCGACGCGTCTCGAATGCCGGCGAGCACTTCGGCGACGATCGGCGTCGCGACGGCCGCTTCCCCGGCCTTGAGCGCCTCGTGCACGGCCGCGACGAGCCGCGCCGCCGGTTGGGGGCGCAAGTACGAAATCCAGATCGACGAATCGATGAGCCGGAGCGACACCTACCGTCCCTCGCGCATGGCACGGAGGTCCGCCCGGGTCCACCGCATGGAACTCTTGCCGGCCGCGGCGACTAGGCGCTCGACGCGCCGGCGCCGAACGAATTCGCGCAGGGCGATCTGGACGGCTTCGCGCTTGGTCGAGACCTTTGCGAGCCTGCGCGCTTCGTCGAGGAGTCCTTCGTCGATGTCGATGAGTGTCTTGGCCATGAGTGCCCACCTCGCCGCCCGAAGTATATATCACATCAGTATATATCGTCAATATATTCGAACGGGGTCAGGCAGATGGCCGCCGTTCTGATTCTCGTCTCCGCCTGCCTTTACGGGATCTCGCCGATCCTGGCCAAGACGGCGTACGCGTACGGCGTCACGCCGCTCGTGCTCTTGACGTGGCGCGTCACGATCGCGGCGACGCTGTTCTGGACGGTGTGCCTCGCGCTGCGGCAGGTGTCCCGGCTCGAACGCCGCCTTGCCGGGACGCTGGTGGTGTTGGGGACGATCTTCGTGCCCCTCCAGGTGTACTCGTACTTCTTCGCGCTCTCCATACTGCCGGCATCCACCGCGTCCGTCGTGGTCAATACCTCGCCGGTGCACGTCGCCTGGATGGAACGCCTCATGCTCGGCGAACGGGCGGCGCCGGGCGAGCTCGTGCTGCTCGGGATGATTGTGGCCGGCGCGGTCCTCGTGGCCGGGACGACTCCGCACGCCGGTCACACGCTCGGCCTGGCGGCCCTCGGCGTGGCCACGCTGGGGTCGGCCTTCTATCTGGTGGTACAGCGCCGGCTCGTCCGGGACGCCCCGCCGCTTCTGCTGCTCGCCGTCATCCAGACGTGCTCGGCGGCCGTGTACTGGGTCGCCGGCCTGGTGACGGGCCGGGCCGCGGTCCTGCCGCCGGCCGCGGCGTTCGCCGCAATCGCGGGATCGGCCGTCGCGGCGTCACTCGCCTCCCTGCTCGTTCTCATCGCGCTTCGGACGCTCGCCGCGACGCGCACGGCCATGCTGGGCATGCTGGAACCGGTCGTGACGGTCGGTCTCAGTGTCGCCCTGCTCGCCGACACAATGACCTGGCCGCGGGCGGTGGGCATCACGACCGTCCTTGCCGGCATCACGGTTTTCTACTGGCGGTTGTGGCAGGCCGGTCCGGCGACCGCCCTCCCGGAGCCGGACGCGGCGGGAGGACCGTCGCGGGGTCTCGGCGGCGGGTCCCCTACTCCGCGCGCATGAGCGCGAGCGCCTCCTCGACGCTCGTGTCGAGCGGGACGACCGCGTCGACGTGCGTGAGCAGCAGGATGCGGCGGATCAGCGATTTCTCCGGCAGCGCGATCCGGAACTTGAGATG
The DNA window shown above is from bacterium and carries:
- a CDS encoding IS1595 family transposase; its protein translation is MEFERMFPDDAACLDYLVKTLYPKGIYCPTCRATTKHHRERARPAYACQYCGHHEHPMAGTIFQDSATSLKLWFYAMYLMASTRCGISAKQLERELGVTYKTAWRMFNKIRGLASKAETGAPFLGGRGESVEMDETYIGRDREHNVPVFGMTQRKRAGKAGRVRVVAIPDGAKTTSVMPHVKERVLPQTMIYTDESPIYNAVGRLNAGHTHRRIYHSLKVYVQGDIHTSTVDGFWALVKNGIGGVYHGVSTKHLQAYLDEYAFRYNTRKRPEGVFNAWLGLVSKDGAKASASE
- a CDS encoding transglutaminase-like domain-containing protein, producing the protein MSAAGAKAAELRRLPRDIAALCEIVQGVLIHRDIAPWLYDLKLSDEQRDAANIRSVAKMLVQMGALDTRPLTERREPGLRMPCICTHFATLLCSILREQGVPARARCGFGAYFTPGRFEDHWVAEYWNASQKRWILVDAQVDAVQRGAFRLDFDPLDVPRDRFIIAGDAWQMCRSGRADPDLFGLSLINEQGMWWIAQNLIRDLASLNRMEMLAWDVWGMMPKPTTEISIEEAILLDRVAELTLAGDDALAELREIYRDERLRVPKTIFNASRQTQETIAI
- a CDS encoding PIN domain-containing protein, producing MSLRLIDSSIWISYLRPQPAARLVAAVHEALKAGEAAVATPIVAEVLAGIRDASEYAARQTDFRALPHVATDEEVGYTAARIGRALAGAGKTSKTVDLILAAASIHSGAELWSLPDEHYEDIRAFLKTRELRDVSPLRVRWLP
- a CDS encoding type II toxin-antitoxin system VapB family antitoxin, translated to MAKTLIDIDEGLLDEARRLAKVSTKREAVQIALREFVRRRRVERLVAAAGKSSMRWTRADLRAMREGR
- a CDS encoding DMT family transporter is translated as MAAVLILVSACLYGISPILAKTAYAYGVTPLVLLTWRVTIAATLFWTVCLALRQVSRLERRLAGTLVVLGTIFVPLQVYSYFFALSILPASTASVVVNTSPVHVAWMERLMLGERAAPGELVLLGMIVAGAVLVAGTTPHAGHTLGLAALGVATLGSAFYLVVQRRLVRDAPPLLLLAVIQTCSAAVYWVAGLVTGRAAVLPPAAAFAAIAGSAVAASLASLLVLIALRTLAATRTAMLGMLEPVVTVGLSVALLADTMTWPRAVGITTVLAGITVFYWRLWQAGPATALPEPDAAGGPSRGLGGGSPTPRA